Genomic DNA from Syntrophorhabdaceae bacterium:
TGATACAACCCATCGAACTTGAATTGCCTCGGGCTCCGCTAAATATCAGTTCCGAAGAGTTATTCCGGATGGGAATCGATAAACCAGAAACACAGGGGGACATATGGACAATGTGAAAGGATTGTTTTTTGATGTAGGCGGGACCGTATTTGATTGGAAAAATACCGTCCGGGAGAAAGTACAGGAATTGGCCGATACAATGAACCGGACCATAGACGGTGGAGCCTTTGCCGATGACTGGCGGGGAGAAATGTTCAAGATACATACTCAGGTGAGGCATGGAGACTTGCCCTGGATGAATTCGGACGACATGCTCCTGCGGGCATTGGAAAATTTAACAAAAACCTATTCGCTCTTAACCGCCGTTGACCACATGTCTCTCATAAAATCGACCTGGCATCACCTCAAAGCCTTTGCAGGAACCCCTGAAGCGATCAACCGCTTACGGACCAAATATACGGTAGTGGTGCTCACTATCTTGAATTGGGAAAGCATCGTCAGCAGTTCTAAAGCAGCCGGGGTGCAATGGGACGGTATCCTGTCGTGCGAGTTTTTAGGTTATTATAAACCCTCTTTGCAGGCTTATATAAAGGGGGCAGGCCTGCTGGGGCTAAAACCGGCGGAAGCTATGATGGTAGCCGCCCACGAAAGCGATCTGATGGCAGCCCAGGCTGCCGGAATGCATACAGCTTATGTAAACGTTCCGGAAGAAGATAAGGATTTTGAAGGCTTTAAGCGACCAGACAAAACCAATTTTGACATTGAGGCCAAAGATTTTGAGGCTTTGTGTAAAAAACTACAAGTATGATTTTAAGGTAATTCCAAGCTCGCAAATCCGGTGGACGTGTGGGTGAGGTTGTGAATCAAAGAGAAAACGTAGTTGTGGCACTTAAACATTCAAGTCCATCTCGGCTGCCCCGGGGTGAGCTCTTTTTTACCGGGAAGTTTCTCGATATTTACTTTCCTGATTTCCAGGGAAACTATGTGGAGCAGATAGCGTCTGCTGCATACCTCCTCAGTCTTTCAGTTGTTGGAGTTGATCTCAACGAAGAGTGGTCCCGATCACTACTTAGGGAAGGAAATTATGGCAGGCTGAGGGAATATTTTACTGTTGGGTATATCAATGGGCCGATTATGCAAGCGATTACACAACTTGGATTTTGCCAGACAATGATCTGCATCAAAAGGGATCAACAAACCTTGTCTAATATTGTTGCGGGCATC
This window encodes:
- a CDS encoding HAD-IA family hydrolase → MDNVKGLFFDVGGTVFDWKNTVREKVQELADTMNRTIDGGAFADDWRGEMFKIHTQVRHGDLPWMNSDDMLLRALENLTKTYSLLTAVDHMSLIKSTWHHLKAFAGTPEAINRLRTKYTVVVLTILNWESIVSSSKAAGVQWDGILSCEFLGYYKPSLQAYIKGAGLLGLKPAEAMMVAAHESDLMAAQAAGMHTAYVNVPEEDKDFEGFKRPDKTNFDIEAKDFEALCKKLQV